In Gemmatimonadaceae bacterium, one DNA window encodes the following:
- a CDS encoding BatA domain-containing protein: MLSFFAPWYLLAALAAAAALVAAHFIVRRQPRAMLLPTARFVPDAPVLTTGWARRPSDLAPLALRVLCVLLAGLALAGPFLRQRAGGTAKVLLLDRSRAVADSTEARDSVAAIRADGDVVLGYGAAAERGSLSAGLVAATRAASRLRGGADSVELVIVSSFAAEEIDAASARVRREWAGRARLVRVAAPTPDSLRRPTIAGDPADPLAVALAIAKPLARADVRIVRSAAGAADSQWTTGQPGRVLLHWPVSAAPEGFIARGESAPAGGVVARGPAVIAPFQRRWQFVPALGRKPVAWWIDGDVAAAEAVLGGGCVRSVAIPVSAAGDFVLRPDFHALLRDLAQPCGGAPAYEPIPASIMAMLAGTGGLSPSSSFAKPPAETSPAAKWLLLASLACALLELMFRRGRAVGVMADPRGAAVAAARKVA; the protein is encoded by the coding sequence ATGCTGAGCTTCTTCGCGCCGTGGTATTTGCTCGCCGCGCTGGCGGCCGCGGCCGCGCTGGTGGCGGCGCACTTCATCGTTCGCCGGCAGCCGCGGGCGATGCTGCTGCCCACCGCGCGGTTCGTGCCCGATGCCCCCGTGCTGACGACCGGGTGGGCGCGCCGGCCTTCCGATCTCGCGCCTCTCGCGCTGCGCGTGCTGTGCGTCCTGCTCGCGGGTCTCGCGCTCGCCGGACCATTTCTCCGGCAGCGCGCCGGCGGGACCGCGAAGGTGCTTCTGCTGGACCGATCCCGGGCGGTCGCGGACTCCACCGAAGCGCGCGACAGCGTCGCCGCCATCCGCGCGGACGGTGACGTCGTGCTCGGCTATGGTGCCGCCGCCGAGCGCGGCTCGCTCTCCGCGGGACTCGTCGCGGCCACGCGCGCGGCGTCGCGGCTCCGCGGCGGCGCCGACTCGGTGGAGCTCGTGATCGTCTCGTCGTTCGCGGCAGAGGAGATCGACGCCGCGTCGGCGCGGGTACGGCGCGAGTGGGCGGGACGCGCGCGGCTCGTGCGTGTCGCGGCGCCGACGCCGGACAGCTTGCGCCGTCCCACGATCGCCGGCGATCCTGCCGACCCGCTAGCAGTCGCGCTCGCGATCGCAAAGCCGTTGGCGCGCGCCGACGTGCGCATCGTCCGTAGCGCGGCCGGCGCGGCTGATTCGCAGTGGACGACCGGGCAGCCTGGTCGGGTGCTGCTGCACTGGCCGGTGAGCGCCGCGCCCGAGGGATTCATCGCGCGCGGGGAGAGCGCTCCCGCCGGAGGCGTGGTCGCGCGTGGGCCGGCCGTCATCGCGCCGTTCCAACGTCGCTGGCAGTTCGTTCCCGCGCTCGGCAGAAAGCCCGTCGCCTGGTGGATCGACGGCGACGTGGCCGCGGCGGAAGCCGTGCTCGGCGGCGGTTGCGTGCGGTCGGTCGCGATCCCCGTGAGCGCGGCCGGCGACTTCGTGCTGCGGCCGGACTTTCACGCGCTGCTGCGCGATCTCGCGCAGCCCTGCGGCGGCGCGCCGGCGTACGAGCCGATTCCCGCGAGTATTATGGCCATGCTCGCCGGCACCGGCGGGCTCTCGCCGTCGAGCTCGTTCGCGAAGCCGCCGGCCGAGACGTCGCCGGCGGCAAAATGGCTGCTGCTGGCTTCGCTCGCGTGCGCGTTGCTCGAGCTGATGTTCCGTCGGGGTCGCGCGGTCGGAGTGATGGCCGATCCACGCGGCGCAGCCGTTGCGGCGGCGAGGAAGGTCGCTTGA